The proteins below are encoded in one region of Scyliorhinus torazame isolate Kashiwa2021f chromosome 16, sScyTor2.1, whole genome shotgun sequence:
- the avpi1 gene encoding transcriptional and immune response regulator encodes MLTGGDQLALSACRVEPYSAPCPVCPAWFGSRWVRKSRKQASANIFQDVALGQMQALFRNSGDENAEERARIIWEKQGEQDIAQALMELKSRKTQLFFQHNKTGAEFLGLMWMKAFNRLRIKDGGKGSEFESNASLERSQRSKIKRKRLSAKRSFRKLL; translated from the exons ATGCTGACCGGAGGGGACCAGCTGGCGCTCAGCGCCTGCAGGGTGGAGCCCTACTCGGCCCCCTGCCCCGTCTGCCCGGCCTGGTTCGGCAGCAGGTGGGTGCGCAAGTCCCGCAAGCAAGCCTCGGCCAACATCTTCCAGGACGTGGCGCTGGGACAGATGCAGGCGCTGTTCAGGAACAGCGGCGACGAGAACGCCGAGGAGCGGGCGAGGATCATCTGGGAGAAGCAGGGCGAGCAGGACATTGCACAGGCTCTGATGGAGCTCAAGTCCCGGAAGACCCAGCTCTTCTTCCAGCACAATAAAACTGGAGCTGAATTCTTGGGGCTGATGTGGATGAAAGCCTTTAACAGACTGCG TATCAAGGATGGAGGGAAAGGGTCTGAGTTCGAATCTAACGCCAGCCTGGAACGATCGCAAAGGAGCAAGATTAagagaaaaagactgagtgcaaagAGATCCTTCAGAAAACTGCTCTAA